The genomic segment GAAGGCGGTGACGGAGGAGGGCTCGGAGCTCAGCAACGAGGAGCGCAACCTGCTCTCCGTGGCCTACAAGAACGTGGTGGGGGCGCGGCGCTCGTCCTGGCGGGTGGTGTCCAGCATGGAGCAGAAGTCCGAGGGCAGCGACAAGGCGGCGCTCGCCAAGGAGTACCGCGAGAAGATCGAGAAGGAGCTGACGGAGATCTGCAAGGACGtcctggtgaggggggggaggaggaggaggaggaggggttgggATAATGGTGGATGGGGAGGGCGGTGGTGGTCTTAGGTGGGGGGATGTTACTGACATCACAGACGgaggggtggtgctgggtggggGGTGTAATTGACATCATAAGTTGTGGGGGTGggactgtggtggtggtggtggtggggtcaaAGAATAGGGGCTGGGAGGGTGTGATGTTGGTGCCATCACAAGGGGAAGCTGGTGGCCTCAGGTCGGGGGATGCTACGGTGTCGGTGGGGGGATGATGGAGACATCACGTGTGGGGGAGGGGTCTGTGCTGCTGGGGTGTGGCTGAAGGTGACCCATCCCCTAGTGCCCTTAGTGCTGTTTTATTTCCATGTAAACCATGTATTTAAagtgttattattttaacagcAGGTAAGTTGGTACATTTCACCATCTTACCCGTTATTCATAAATaggagtgtccacccagatgtatgattGAAAGCTCAACCTGGCAGCCTACCAGGACCACACCAACTGGGAGGGGTGCTCGGTTGATccatgtattgtttttttttaatggcttgtaatggctaatcaacaGCACACATGGGTACGCCAACGCCCCACCCGAGATAGATAAGGTGGGACCATAAAACGGGAAATAGTTATTTTAAGGCGGGGCGTGTTTCTCGGCAGTGTGTGCGGTCACCTGGTCTGGTCCCTCACATGACCTATGTAAATCTGCTGCCATGTGATGTCCGTAGGCATGCAAACTAGTGCAAATGTACAAACCTGGTCCTGATATGAACCCATTAGAAACAATGATCGCCTAGCCCATCATTTAGTTTTCCGGTGAATTCCTTTTTGTGtttggttatttttttaaacgcagccattatatattttaaaatataaaatggtCGGTAACACATAAACAACCTTGCTGGCCTTCTTTTACTAGGTTCGATGGCTAACAATGCGgaacaaatgaataaataaagctaATGTGGTTACTTTCATACATAATAGATTTCACATTGACTTGGGCTCTGTGTGTGCTACTGTGAAAAGTGAGTCACAGATTTTTTATATTTCGGCCGCCTACAGTATTATGATTATGAGTATTATGGTTGTCCGGGTGATTGGCAGGACTTTGATTTCAAGCAAAGACACAGATGTTGTTAACTCAGACTCCCCCCTCGACCAACATACCCAAATCCTGTTTTTGATTGACGGTGAGGCCGTTCTTAGGCAGACAGGTTGGAGGGTGAGGTAGCCCTTAGCATTAGGATGCGTTCTGCACTAGAAAACCATGGAAGTCTCTTCCTTTAAAAGATAAGCAACACAGGACGACCAAAAAACACAGCCTCGGGTTATTCAAAAGAGTATCTCCTATAACAGGCAAAACACAGAAGATAGTTCTGTTTCGAAAtagggacttttttttttacgcttATCTGATGATCCCATTCCCACAGGGAGCTTCAGCTCTGTTAATTGCATTACAGATATGTCATCTAACCATTCCTTTGGTGATTCATGACTCGTCTGTTCAACCCTAACCCGGTGAGAGTGCTGGTAGCGTGGGCGTTTCTAACGAAGCTCTCTGCGTTTCCAGGGCCTGCTGGACAACCACCTGATCCCCAAAGCCACGCCGGCGGACAGCAAGGTGTTCTACCTGAAGATGAAGGGGGACTACTACCGCTACCTGGCCGAGGTGGCCAccggggaggagaaggatggtGAGTACAGTACCAGAAGTTAAATTTAGTCCCTGAACGGCTAAGTAAACCACCCGTTTTGGTTCAGAGGTCCACTGTTCAAAGGCCAAACTATTCAAGTAGGTTCAAAGTATTTCATTGTAGACTAAAAAAGCAATCCTCCCCAATATTGTAGTCCTCTTTCCCTGTTGAAGAAGTCACAAACGGTGTGAAATCCTAACCATGTATAAAAATGCTGTCTACATTTAATTCTAGATTATAAGAGGTGCAAGAAATGCCGCAAATCTGTAATCGGATACAAGGTCCAAATCTCCACCAATGTCTGCTCACCCATGCTTGACAGTGTGTCTTTCGCTTTGATTGCATTTGACAATTATTTATCATGTTTTTCACAACTACCCTTTCTCCCCATCAGAATACAATATCCGTTTAGTGCTGCTAAAACATTGATTAACTTATCCTTGTCAATCATCGTAAATTCAGATGCTAAGTGTCCCTGTGTAGCTCTATTGGTAGATCATGGTGTTAAGCTTGCCAGGCTTAGGAGAAcagggttcgattcccactCCAAGGGCCTTGCTAAGAGTGTATGACCCACGGTATTGTGAGGTGCTTTGGGTAAGAGCTTCCACCCAATGGCATAAATCATATTTATTCCGGATCACATCATAGTGGGTCCTCAAATGGATTTACTGATGCATCTGAATCCTGTTCATGCAGTGTGCCTTGGCACAGTTATAAAATAGATCGATCAACCAATTTAGTATTTTGACAAAGCTTTGGCAGGTCGTTAAGGTAATCTTATTAGTTGCATAAATTCCCATTCGGTTTATTCTGATGCATATTTATCGATCTCTGTTACATTGAAGATGACAAATAATTGGACTCAGTGTTGCGATCTAGGGGTGTAAAGTATTAACAAACCAGTTGGCTGCTACGGCTGAGCTCTCCTTCCTCTAATCTACAGTAGAATATCTTCGTTTCAtagttcccctccccccccagaaaacaagacccccccccttcccaccccccgatggtttccatggtaacaAGTAATCCGGGCATCCTGACCCGACCACTGTCTTTCCAGAGGCTGGACAAGCCAACGCCTTCCAACCACTGTTCACGCCTGAGTCTTTAGTgtacacgcacaggcacacgcacacgcacacacacacacacactcaagcccTTGACCCATTATTGTCTGCAGCTCCCCACAATGGGGAGAGGACGCTGCCgggttgtcatggtaacagcAGCATGAGGTCCCCGTCAGTTATTCAACGCTCAAAggccgttttatttttttataaactggTTAATGCAGGATTTAGTTTATGCTAGAAAAATATTGCCAACCAGGGGGTTATTATATGTGTTTACTTTTCCTTATTAACCCTTTAGAGTCAGATATACCCTTAGCTCTGATATTTCGTCCTACTCATTCTTAGTGCCAGCATAACAAACAATTCATAGATCATATTCTTtgtattagtccttgtatatGGTGTATATATTTagttttatgtatgttttataGATTGTGTTTTTATAGCTGCTCCTCATAGTGCCAAGTAGTTCTTTTATCCTCAAATCCATTGAGGTTGATATGCCTTGAGCAACGAGTCCTACTAGCCCTAATACTTACCATAGCTGTTTTAGTCCCAAAATATCTCCTTCCACAATGCAAGTCAAACCTACAATCATAGGCTTCTACAGTAATGCCAGCAAGCCAAATTTAGATTGTTGTTTTGGACCGTTTTTATAATCCTCAAATTTCAGAGTTTATCTCATTGAATTCGCATTGGCTGGTTCTAGGCTTGTCAAATAGTCAAATAGATCCAGAGGTGGCTGGCCATTAGCCACACTCTATTCATGACTTCAGGACTCTGTGTATGAATATCAATCATCCATGGCAATCCAATGTTTGCctctcaaaaaaaaaacatgagaaaTAATGGCCAGCTGTTCGTGTGCACTCCTTGTCACAACCAAGAGAAAAAGATAATATCCATCCAATCAAGATCAATCTCTAGTAGTTTAACATCCAACCTTTGGGATCCAAACCTCTTTGATTACATATCACATAATGGAGCATCTGAACCTCAGAATTTGGTTGGTTGAAGTCTAAATCTAAGCCGACTCGACTAAGCTGTACCAAGTCGGTCTCACGGCACCAGAGGggaactggagagagagagagagacaagcccTGTCAGGCGTGAGTCATGAGGCGCTTGTGATTAAGGAGCGGATGTGGTTCATTAGCCGCCGCTTACCATCAGGAACGTGTGAGAGCGTGCCCTCCAGCAGACGTGGAGTcatcccacaaacacacctctcCTGTGCAGTACTTTCGCCGTTGGTTTGAGCTGGATCCACTGCCTTACAGTACGGCCCTTCTGCATAGACCCAATACAAGGACTGCCCTTGCTAAAAACGTGCATGCTTGGTTTGTGTCCCTGCAGTCATCATCAAGAGCTCCCAGGAGGCCTACCAGGAGGCGTCTGACATCAGCGCCAGCGACATGCAGCCCACT from the Gadus morhua chromosome 22, gadMor3.0, whole genome shotgun sequence genome contains:
- the LOC115536205 gene encoding 14-3-3 protein zeta, which translates into the protein MTDKEEQVQKAKLAEQAERYDDMAAAMKAVTEEGSELSNEERNLLSVAYKNVVGARRSSWRVVSSMEQKSEGSDKAALAKEYREKIEKELTEICKDVLGLLDNHLIPKATPADSKVFYLKMKGDYYRYLAEVATGEEKDVIIKSSQEAYQEASDISASDMQPTHPIRLGLALNFSVFYYEILNSPEKACKLAKTAFDDAIAMLDSLNSDSYKDSTLIMQLLRDNLTLWTSDTQGEGDEAEPEPEPEEPAEPAEPAEPAETN